The following coding sequences lie in one Rutidosis leptorrhynchoides isolate AG116_Rl617_1_P2 chromosome 4, CSIRO_AGI_Rlap_v1, whole genome shotgun sequence genomic window:
- the LOC139843883 gene encoding uncharacterized protein At5g39865, with the protein MIGSDDQKSSSIYNRSYTITSISTDFSVKPKPYLNSSFQRSESVKKVPDSSLGSIKGKVRSICNLFESRRASKLSSNDSKLNTGKSNSIEELNRTKSNFKESDSSNSIRLPGTEDRVVVYFTSLRGIRRTYEDCYSVRMILKFFRVVIDERDISMDSNYKKELLTVLGGNTQFSLPQVFIKGKYVGGADVIKQLHETGQLGKMLKELPVRSTNAWQVCDACGDVRFIPCANCNGSKKVYDEDEDLLKRCPDCNENGLIRCPTCCS; encoded by the coding sequence ATGATTGGTTCCGATGACCAAAAATCATCTTCAATTTACAACCGCTCTTACACGATTACTTCAATTTCCACCGATTTTTCAGTTAAACCCAAACCCTACCTTAATTCTTCATTTCAACGCTCTGAATCCGTCAAAAAAGTCCCCGATTCATCACTCGGTTCGATCAAagggaaagttagaagtatatgcaACTTGTTTGAATCACGTAGAGCTTCGAAACTCTCATCGAATGATTCGAAATTGAACACCGGAAAATCGAATTCAATCGAAGAGTTAAATCGTACCAAATCGAATTTTAAAGAATCGGATTCATCGAATTCAATTCGATTACCTGGAACAGAAGATCGTGTTGTTGTTTACTTTACCAGTTTACGCGGAATTCGAAGAACTTATGAAGATTGTTATTCCGTACGGATGATTTTAAAGTTCTTTCGTGTTGTTATTGATGAACGTGATATATCCATGGATTCAAATTACAAAAAGGAGTTGTTAACTGTATTAGGTGGGAATACTCAATTTAGTTTGCCTCAAGTTTTCATTAAAGGGAAATATGTTGGTGGTGCTGACGTAATCAAGCAGCTTCATGAAACTGGTCAATTAGGGAAAATGCTTAAAGAGCTTCCGGTTCGATCGACAAATGCGTGGCAAGTTTGTGATGCTTGTGGTGATGTTAGATTTATTCCGTGTGCGAATTGTAATGGTAGTAAGAAAgtgtatgatgaagatgaagatttgcTAAAAAGGTGTCCTGATTGCAATGAAAACGGTTTGATTCGTTGTCCTACTTGTTGTTCTTGA